The genomic interval ATTCCGCCACAGAACAGCAGTGCTGTGAATCCGGTTGTTTTACAATATTTAGAGATATTCTTCATGACGTTATCCTACTTTTGGAAAGTGATCGGCACACGCATCCGGAACTGGACGGGTTTGCCTTTGCGTTTCCCCGGCTCAAATTTCCATTGTTTAACTGCCTTCAGCGCCGGATTATTGAAGGCCGGATGGGTCGACTTCTGAACCTTCAGGTCTTTGGTCCGACCGTTTTTATCGACCAGAAATAAAACATAAACGGTACCCTGCATGCCTTTACGGGCAAGTTCCGGAGGATAAACCGGTGCCGGCTGATAAACCACCCGCGGTTTCTGGTCGAGATCGGAAAGCGAGAAAATCGCATCCACTTCATTCCCGTTTCCGGCCACGGCCCCGATATCCACCGAAAAGTCACCGCCGCCGAACCCGCCGTCGCCGGGATTCAGAGCCAGCTCAAGCTGCGAAAGATCCAGCGGAGCGGCATCGACCGCCGGCGGAGGCGGTTCTTCGGGTTCCGGCTCCGGCGGAGGTTCCTCCTCCATCGGCGGAGGAGGCGGAGGCGGCACATTCGCCACATCGACCGTCCGGATGGTCAGATCTTTCTCCGGCGGCTGCGTGATCACCTGCAGGATGGGCAGCAGCATGAAAAAGGCAAAGGTCAACCCGGCACCCATTCCGATATTGATCGCCTGCTGCAGCAACGGTTTTAAACATTTAGTGATCGTTTCCACGTCGGCCTATCCCTGGTTCCTGAGTGTGGAAATACTCACTTTGACGGCACCGGCCAGCTTGGCCTCATCGATCACCCGCACCAGCAGACCCGACATCACGTTCTGATCCG from Verrucomicrobia bacterium S94 carries:
- a CDS encoding energy transducer TonB → METITKCLKPLLQQAINIGMGAGLTFAFFMLLPILQVITQPPEKDLTIRTVDVANVPPPPPPPMEEEPPPEPEPEEPPPPAVDAAPLDLSQLELALNPGDGGFGGGDFSVDIGAVAGNGNEVDAIFSLSDLDQKPRVVYQPAPVYPPELARKGMQGTVYVLFLVDKNGRTKDLKVQKSTHPAFNNPALKAVKQWKFEPGKRKGKPVQFRMRVPITFQK